One Triticum dicoccoides isolate Atlit2015 ecotype Zavitan chromosome 4B, WEW_v2.0, whole genome shotgun sequence genomic window carries:
- the LOC119291030 gene encoding uncharacterized protein LOC119291030 isoform X1 codes for MNTNRGRSRSPVEVKDGHSKGSEGYGRKDNVRDLQNDSHARPGRGHEFVRHSDRHSYGASRESRRHDDYRRYHDKRADDERSHPRTSRPDRESKADIYYDPSKRDGTSDRSHGDWRNADSRYGGKSVKREQRSKNQEKHESPREYRRHDVTEYEKDADLRKETYSSRRYPEEGESKNKEKFKQDEALKKRSGKEIEKSSCAAEPELETRQKRRSLFSSVGPDVENEQHMEMDTSGIKEETMNHLNAAKVAAMKAAELVNKNIVGFGVGTGRLSTDQKKKLLWGNKKNNPPETSTHWDSNLFSDRERQEKFNKLMSLRMPWPNAGCEEQCLCLSSREQGRHQGGGSSRSQETRGARHRPGETLCSRPATERWPNRWSRPVGNSACKCQVPPMYTLRWLVYPYLWKFGCQFCIDCRNLLLYYHRVSHKLLCLLDTCIFSPGRTCALRCLLCLPFDVNMSFRIKKKLWIDYNENYKGAV; via the exons ATGAACACTAACCGTGGGAGGAGCCGTAGTCCAGTTGAAGTCAAGGATGGCCACTCTAAGGGGAGTGAGGGTTATGGAAGGAAAGATAATGTGAGAGATCTACAGAATGATAGTCATGCCAGACCAGGCAGAGGTCATGAGTTTGTTAGGCATTCTGATAGGCATTCCTACGGAGCATCACGTGAATCCAGGAGGCATGATGATTATAGGAGGTATCATGATAAACGTGCTGATGATGAAAGGAGCCATCCTAGAACTTCTCGGCCAGATCGGGAGTCAAAGGCTGACATTTACTATGATCCTTCAAAGCGTGATGGCACATCTGATAGATCACATGGTGATTGGAGAAATGCTGACAGCAGGTATGGGGGCAAATCTGTTAAGCGAGAGCAGAGGAGTAAGAATCAGGAAAAACATGAGTCCCCACGTGAATACCGTAGACATGATGTCACAGAGTATGAGAAAGATGCTGATTTAAGAAAGGAAACCTACTCTTCCAGAAGGTATCCAGAAGAAGGTGAAAGTAAAAACAAGGAAAAGTTCAAGCAGGACGAAGCTCTAAAGAAGAGAAGTGGCAAGGAAATCGAGAAAAGCAGCTGCGCAGCAGAACCTGAGTTAGAAACTAGGCAGAAGAGAAGAAGCTTATTCAGTTCTGTTGGTCCAGATGTTGAAAATGAACAGCACATGGAAATGGATACTTCAG GAATTAAAGAGGAAACCATGAATCATCTGAATGCAGCAAAAGTTGCAGCAATGAAAGCTGCTGAATTAG TGAATAAGAACATTGTAGGATTTGGAGTCGGAACTGGGCGGCTATCCACTGACCAGAAGAAGAAGCTGCTCTGGGGTAACAAAAAGAATAACCCTCCAGAG ACAAGTACTCACTGGGACTCAAATCTGTTTTCTGATCGGGAGCGCCAAGAGAAATTCAACAAACTCATG AGTCTGAGGATGCCTTGGCCTAATGCAGGGTGTGAAGAGCAATGCCTCTGCCTCAGTTCAAGAGAGCAAGGCCGGCATCAAGGAGGAGGGTCCAGCAGAAGTCAAGAAACAAGAGGAGCTCGACACCGACCTGGAGAAACTCTATGTAGCAGGCCTGCGACGGAGAGATGGCCGAACCGTTGGTCTCGGCCTGTAGGGAACTCTGCCTGCAAGTGTCAAGTGCCTCCGATGTACACGCTTCGTTGGCTTGTTTATCCTTACTTGTGGAAATTTGGCTGTCAGTTTTGCATCGACTGTAGAAACTTGTTATTATATTATCATCGCGTGTCTCATAAACTGTTATGTCTGCTTGACACTTGTATCTTCTCACCCGGGAGGACTTGTGCACTTAGATGTCTGCTTTGCTTGCCCTTTGATGTCAATATGAGTTTCCGGATAAAAAAAAAGTTATGGATAGACTATAATGAGAATTACAAAGGAGCTGTCTAA
- the LOC119291030 gene encoding nuclear speckle splicing regulatory protein 1-like isoform X2, with protein sequence MNTNRGRSRSPVEVKDGHSKGSEGYGRKDNVRDLQNDSHARPGRGHEFVRHSDRHSYGASRESRRHDDYRRYHDKRADDERSHPRTSRPDRESKADIYYDPSKRDGTSDRSHGDWRNADSRYGGKSVKREQRSKNQEKHESPREYRRHDVTEYEKDADLRKETYSSRRYPEEGESKNKEKFKQDEALKKRSGKEIEKSSCAAEPELETRQKRRSLFSSVGPDVENEQHMEMDTSGIKEETMNHLNAAKVAAMKAAELVNKNIVGFGVGTGRLSTDQKKKLLWGNKKNNPPETSTHWDSNLFSDRERQEKFNKLMGVKSNASASVQESKAGIKEEGPAEVKKQEELDTDLEKLYVAGLRRRDGRTVGLGL encoded by the exons ATGAACACTAACCGTGGGAGGAGCCGTAGTCCAGTTGAAGTCAAGGATGGCCACTCTAAGGGGAGTGAGGGTTATGGAAGGAAAGATAATGTGAGAGATCTACAGAATGATAGTCATGCCAGACCAGGCAGAGGTCATGAGTTTGTTAGGCATTCTGATAGGCATTCCTACGGAGCATCACGTGAATCCAGGAGGCATGATGATTATAGGAGGTATCATGATAAACGTGCTGATGATGAAAGGAGCCATCCTAGAACTTCTCGGCCAGATCGGGAGTCAAAGGCTGACATTTACTATGATCCTTCAAAGCGTGATGGCACATCTGATAGATCACATGGTGATTGGAGAAATGCTGACAGCAGGTATGGGGGCAAATCTGTTAAGCGAGAGCAGAGGAGTAAGAATCAGGAAAAACATGAGTCCCCACGTGAATACCGTAGACATGATGTCACAGAGTATGAGAAAGATGCTGATTTAAGAAAGGAAACCTACTCTTCCAGAAGGTATCCAGAAGAAGGTGAAAGTAAAAACAAGGAAAAGTTCAAGCAGGACGAAGCTCTAAAGAAGAGAAGTGGCAAGGAAATCGAGAAAAGCAGCTGCGCAGCAGAACCTGAGTTAGAAACTAGGCAGAAGAGAAGAAGCTTATTCAGTTCTGTTGGTCCAGATGTTGAAAATGAACAGCACATGGAAATGGATACTTCAG GAATTAAAGAGGAAACCATGAATCATCTGAATGCAGCAAAAGTTGCAGCAATGAAAGCTGCTGAATTAG TGAATAAGAACATTGTAGGATTTGGAGTCGGAACTGGGCGGCTATCCACTGACCAGAAGAAGAAGCTGCTCTGGGGTAACAAAAAGAATAACCCTCCAGAG ACAAGTACTCACTGGGACTCAAATCTGTTTTCTGATCGGGAGCGCCAAGAGAAATTCAACAAACTCATG GGTGTGAAGAGCAATGCCTCTGCCTCAGTTCAAGAGAGCAAGGCCGGCATCAAGGAGGAGGGTCCAGCAGAAGTCAAGAAACAAGAGGAGCTCGACACCGACCTGGAGAAACTCTATGTAGCAGGCCTGCGACGGAGAGATGGCCGAACCGTTGGTCTCGGCCTGTAG